The Desulfovibrio sp. Fe33 genome includes a window with the following:
- a CDS encoding zinc-dependent alcohol dehydrogenase family protein, which produces MKAMLLEEYGRDYLFAERDVPAPEPGPGEVLVRVAGSSLNPIDNKIATLGEALAFAPEPPALLGMDASGVVEAVGPGVTRFREGDRVFGCPGGIKGMPGALAEYVAADERLLARAPEHMDLADAGAVPLVAVTAWMALFDKAGLKPGERLLVHGGAGGVGHMAVQLAAHAGAEVFATVSTPDKAAVVEALGGTPIDYAEANVAEYVRDCTGGEGFDAVFDTVGGTVLDNSFRAVRNNGRVVSTNTRSTHDLGPLHAGGLSLHVVFMLLPLLTGRGRERVGEILDRVAALVDEDALAVLLDEARFDFQDIAHAHRYWEEGRAMGKIGIAVAE; this is translated from the coding sequence ATGAAAGCCATGCTGCTTGAGGAATACGGCAGGGACTATCTCTTTGCCGAGCGCGACGTGCCTGCGCCCGAGCCGGGACCGGGCGAGGTGCTGGTCCGCGTAGCCGGATCGAGTCTCAACCCCATCGACAACAAGATCGCCACGTTGGGCGAGGCGTTGGCCTTCGCGCCCGAGCCGCCCGCTCTGCTGGGCATGGATGCGTCCGGCGTCGTCGAGGCCGTGGGGCCGGGCGTCACCCGTTTCAGGGAGGGCGACCGCGTATTCGGTTGCCCCGGCGGGATCAAGGGGATGCCTGGGGCGCTGGCGGAATATGTGGCTGCGGATGAGCGGCTGCTTGCGCGCGCTCCCGAGCACATGGACCTGGCCGATGCCGGGGCTGTGCCGCTGGTCGCTGTCACGGCCTGGATGGCCCTGTTCGACAAGGCCGGGCTCAAGCCCGGTGAGCGGCTCCTGGTGCATGGGGGAGCCGGAGGCGTGGGACATATGGCCGTGCAACTCGCCGCCCATGCGGGGGCGGAAGTCTTCGCCACGGTTTCCACCCCGGACAAGGCGGCCGTGGTCGAGGCCCTCGGAGGCACGCCCATCGACTATGCGGAGGCGAACGTGGCCGAGTATGTCCGCGACTGTACCGGCGGCGAGGGATTCGACGCGGTTTTCGACACCGTGGGCGGTACGGTCCTGGACAACTCCTTCCGGGCGGTCCGCAACAACGGCCGGGTGGTTTCCACCAATACCCGATCCACCCACGACCTGGGGCCGCTTCACGCCGGGGGGCTGTCGCTGCATGTGGTCTTCATGCTTTTGCCCTTGCTTACGGGCAGGGGAAGGGAGCGGGTCGGCGAGATTTTGGATCGCGTAGCCGCGCTGGTGGACGAGGATGCCCTGGCCGTGCTTCTGGACGAAGCCCGCTTTGATTTTCAGGATATCGCCCATGCCCACCGTTATTGGGAAGAGGGAAGGGCCATGGGCAAGATAGGCATAGCCGTCGCCGAATGA
- a CDS encoding type I secretion system permease/ATPase, whose protein sequence is MKNDPEANPGAPSAEAGRAREGKSGAQPTRMDTGPMPGAAGRETGPAPAGKPAPKSAPASGKPGVTAGKSERKVVSAAGKPQSEAAQGAPEASGNAPQPGQAGKEEGAAGPMPGMQQPTRVETDERLTPKDIDFQPPLVICLSIISRLLGKPVSSATLKAGIPQKDSVITAASIVRSAERIGISAKTVYREKLRAITKLVMPCILLLRGGNACVLLDSTDTSARVIVPGHGMDETEIPLAKLEEEYTGYAIFCHRKSKLDKRASELKLLKTKRWFWGVIAKFWPIYKHVVGASIMTNIIIIASPLFVMNVYDRVIPNNAVETLWALAIGIGIAYCFDFLLKNLRSYFVDVAGRNADVLLGSKIMNHLMSARLDYMPESAGAVANNIREFESLREFFGSSSLVALIDLPFLVLFIFVIYFIGGPIAYPIFIAVPLVILVGVLLQIPFQRIIENHYKESTQKHALLFEIVQGLETIKTSMAEGRMQARWENVVGLSAHSNSRAKTMANISITFSVFVTQMVSVAVIITGVYLIAKGELTVGGLIACNILSGRSMAPLSAVAGLLSRFQQSRMALNALDMLMEMPSERPEDKETFHYGVIEPSLALTDVSFSYPGTDRAVLHDVNLKLKPGERVGIVGRTGAGKSTLGKLCVGLYQPVKGSVQVGDIDLRQMDVADLRRKVGYISQDSLLFYGTLKDNIAFGLPEADDQSINAAAEISGVNDFVRDHPAGFGMMVGERGTSLSGGQRQAVTIARAILPDPEILIMDEPSSNMDNQSEYRLKERLKKYIEGKTLIVITHRHSMLDLVDRLVIMDRGRIVVDGPKKAVLDGLRSGQIKVSM, encoded by the coding sequence ATGAAGAACGATCCCGAAGCCAATCCGGGCGCGCCGTCCGCCGAAGCGGGCAGGGCCAGGGAGGGTAAGTCCGGGGCGCAGCCGACTCGGATGGATACCGGCCCCATGCCGGGCGCGGCGGGCAGGGAAACCGGGCCCGCGCCGGCCGGGAAGCCCGCGCCGAAGTCCGCTCCGGCCTCCGGCAAGCCCGGAGTAACGGCAGGCAAAAGCGAAAGAAAAGTCGTTTCCGCCGCCGGGAAACCCCAGTCAGAAGCGGCTCAGGGGGCTCCGGAAGCCTCCGGTAATGCGCCGCAGCCGGGACAGGCGGGCAAGGAAGAGGGGGCCGCAGGGCCCATGCCCGGGATGCAGCAGCCCACGCGGGTAGAGACGGACGAGCGGCTCACCCCCAAGGACATCGATTTTCAGCCGCCCCTGGTCATCTGCCTTTCGATCATCAGCCGGTTGCTCGGCAAGCCGGTCTCGTCGGCCACCCTCAAGGCGGGCATTCCCCAAAAGGATAGCGTCATTACTGCGGCCTCAATCGTGCGCTCCGCCGAGCGCATCGGCATTTCCGCCAAGACCGTGTACCGCGAGAAGCTTCGCGCCATCACCAAGCTGGTCATGCCGTGCATTCTGTTGTTGCGCGGCGGCAACGCCTGCGTGTTGCTGGATTCCACCGACACTTCGGCTCGCGTCATCGTGCCGGGCCACGGTATGGACGAGACGGAAATCCCGCTGGCCAAGCTCGAAGAGGAGTACACCGGGTACGCCATCTTCTGCCATCGCAAATCCAAGCTGGACAAGCGGGCCAGCGAGCTCAAGCTGCTCAAGACCAAACGTTGGTTCTGGGGCGTCATCGCCAAGTTCTGGCCCATATACAAGCACGTCGTCGGCGCTTCGATCATGACCAACATCATCATCATCGCCTCGCCGCTGTTTGTGATGAACGTGTACGACCGGGTCATCCCGAACAATGCCGTGGAGACCCTCTGGGCCCTGGCGATCGGTATCGGCATCGCCTACTGCTTCGATTTTCTGCTCAAGAATCTGCGCAGCTACTTCGTGGATGTGGCCGGGCGCAACGCCGACGTGCTTCTCGGCTCCAAGATCATGAACCACCTCATGTCCGCCCGGCTCGACTATATGCCGGAGTCCGCCGGGGCCGTGGCCAACAATATCCGTGAGTTCGAGTCCCTGCGCGAGTTTTTCGGTTCGTCCTCCCTGGTGGCGCTCATCGACCTGCCGTTTCTCGTCCTGTTCATCTTCGTCATCTACTTCATCGGCGGACCCATCGCCTACCCGATTTTCATAGCCGTGCCCCTGGTCATCCTGGTCGGTGTGCTCCTTCAGATCCCGTTCCAGCGAATCATCGAGAACCACTACAAGGAATCCACCCAGAAGCACGCGCTCCTGTTCGAGATCGTCCAGGGGCTGGAGACCATCAAGACGAGCATGGCCGAGGGCCGTATGCAGGCCCGCTGGGAGAACGTCGTAGGCCTGTCCGCCCATTCCAACAGCCGCGCCAAGACCATGGCCAACATCTCCATCACCTTCTCGGTCTTCGTTACCCAGATGGTTTCCGTGGCCGTAATCATCACCGGCGTGTACCTCATCGCCAAGGGCGAACTGACCGTGGGCGGGCTTATCGCCTGCAACATCCTGTCGGGGCGGTCCATGGCCCCGCTTTCGGCCGTTGCCGGGCTTCTTTCCCGCTTCCAGCAATCGCGCATGGCCCTGAACGCCTTGGACATGCTCATGGAGATGCCGTCCGAACGGCCGGAGGATAAGGAGACCTTTCATTACGGCGTCATCGAGCCGTCCCTGGCCCTGACCGACGTGTCCTTCAGCTACCCCGGCACGGACCGCGCCGTGCTTCACGACGTCAACCTCAAGCTCAAGCCGGGCGAGAGGGTGGGCATCGTGGGCCGAACCGGCGCGGGCAAGAGTACGCTGGGCAAGCTCTGCGTGGGCCTGTATCAGCCGGTGAAGGGCTCGGTGCAGGTGGGCGACATCGACTTGCGCCAGATGGACGTGGCGGACCTTCGCCGCAAGGTGGGCTACATCTCCCAGGACAGCCTGCTTTTTTACGGCACTCTCAAGGACAACATAGCCTTCGGGCTGCCCGAGGCGGACGACCAGTCCATCAATGCTGCGGCCGAGATTTCCGGGGTCAACGACTTCGTCCGCGATCATCCCGCAGGCTTCGGCATGATGGTCGGCGAGCGGGGCACGTCCCTTTCCGGCGGCCAGCGCCAGGCCGTGACCATAGCCCGCGCCATCCTTCCCGATCCGGAAATTCTGATTATGGACGAGCCGTCGAGCAACATGGACAACCAGTCCGAATACCGTCTCAAGGAACGGCTCAAGAAATACATCGAAGGCAAGACGCTCATCGTCATCACCCATCGCCACTCCATGCTCGACCTCGTGGACCGGCTGGTAATCATGGATCGCGGCAGGATTGTCGTGGACGGTCCCAAGAAGGCCGTTCTGGACGGGCTGCGGTCTGGTCAAATCAAGGTTTCCATGTGA
- a CDS encoding YgiQ family radical SAM protein — protein sequence MASNENARHLRQPRVLPMSRREMDELGWEELDILLVTGDAYVDHPSFGAPLLGRWLVRHGFRTGICAQPARDGADDLMRMGRPRLFAGVTAGSLDSMLAHYTAFRKKRSDDAYTPGGQAGARPNRACIAYTNAVQRAFPGLPVILGGIEASLRRVSHYDFWSDSVRKSVLLDSKATAITYGMAENSIIATARIIQTILDETGEVDLRALRPQLAGLPGLAVTGTRDDIPGGAEILELPSHEAILADPRQLIEATKLLERQVHQNKATAIQETGGRLVLITPPGPPLDSEGLDELAELPFTRLPHPAYRERIPAADMIRTSVTTHRGCSGGCSFCTLALHQGRTIRSRSSESILKEVEAITEVKGWTGSISDVGGPSANMWGAHCASDQSKCERPSCLTPRICKHYRVAQRDFVGLLRSVSDVNSVEHVRVASGWRIDLAVTDMRALTTLIREFVGGQAKVAPEHQVDHVLKLMRKPSFSTFETFLDLFDKESKKAGKKQYVIPYLMSAFPGCTEEDMRELRSWLDSRGWRPEQVQCFIPLPGTAAAAMFHAECDMQGKPIHVAKTDAERLRQHAILMPDTGRPPGAGPRGNGRNRPRRGGTRHRK from the coding sequence ATGGCATCCAACGAAAACGCACGGCACCTCCGCCAGCCCCGCGTACTGCCCATGTCCCGCCGGGAGATGGACGAACTGGGCTGGGAGGAGCTGGATATTCTCCTGGTCACGGGCGACGCCTATGTGGACCACCCCTCTTTCGGCGCGCCGCTGCTCGGACGCTGGCTGGTCCGTCACGGCTTCCGCACGGGCATCTGCGCCCAGCCCGCCCGGGACGGGGCGGACGACCTCATGCGCATGGGCCGCCCGAGGCTGTTTGCGGGCGTCACGGCCGGTTCGCTGGATTCCATGCTGGCCCACTACACGGCCTTCCGCAAGAAACGATCCGACGACGCCTACACTCCGGGCGGCCAGGCGGGCGCACGTCCCAACCGGGCGTGCATAGCCTACACCAACGCGGTGCAGCGGGCTTTTCCGGGGCTGCCCGTAATCCTGGGCGGCATCGAAGCGTCCCTGCGGCGGGTCTCCCACTACGATTTCTGGTCCGATTCCGTGCGCAAATCCGTGCTCCTGGATTCCAAGGCCACGGCCATCACCTACGGCATGGCCGAAAATTCCATCATAGCCACGGCCAGGATCATCCAAACCATCCTCGACGAGACAGGCGAGGTGGACCTCCGCGCCCTGCGCCCGCAACTGGCGGGACTCCCCGGCCTGGCCGTGACAGGGACCAGGGACGACATTCCAGGGGGCGCGGAGATTCTGGAGCTGCCCTCTCACGAAGCCATCCTGGCCGACCCGAGACAGCTCATCGAGGCCACGAAGCTGCTCGAAAGGCAGGTCCACCAGAACAAGGCCACGGCCATACAGGAGACCGGCGGACGGCTGGTCCTGATTACCCCGCCCGGCCCGCCTCTCGATTCCGAGGGATTGGATGAGCTGGCGGAGCTGCCCTTCACCCGGCTGCCTCACCCCGCCTACCGCGAACGCATCCCGGCGGCGGACATGATCCGCACCAGCGTGACCACCCACCGGGGCTGCTCGGGCGGCTGCTCCTTCTGCACCCTAGCCCTGCACCAGGGACGGACCATCCGCTCCAGGAGCAGCGAGTCCATCCTCAAGGAAGTCGAGGCCATCACCGAGGTCAAGGGATGGACCGGGTCCATCTCCGACGTGGGCGGCCCCAGCGCAAACATGTGGGGCGCGCACTGCGCTTCGGACCAGTCGAAATGCGAACGGCCCAGTTGCCTCACCCCGCGCATCTGCAAACACTACCGCGTGGCCCAGCGCGATTTCGTCGGCCTGCTGCGGTCCGTGTCCGACGTCAACTCCGTGGAGCACGTCCGCGTGGCCTCGGGCTGGCGCATCGACCTGGCCGTAACCGACATGCGGGCCCTGACCACCCTGATCCGCGAATTCGTGGGCGGCCAGGCCAAGGTCGCTCCCGAACACCAGGTGGACCACGTGCTCAAGCTCATGCGCAAGCCGTCCTTCTCGACCTTCGAGACCTTCCTCGACCTCTTTGACAAGGAGTCGAAAAAGGCGGGCAAAAAGCAATACGTCATCCCGTACCTCATGTCCGCCTTCCCCGGCTGCACCGAGGAGGACATGCGCGAGCTGCGGTCCTGGCTCGATTCGCGAGGCTGGCGGCCCGAGCAGGTCCAGTGCTTCATCCCCCTGCCCGGCACGGCCGCCGCGGCCATGTTTCACGCCGAATGCGACATGCAGGGCAAGCCTATTCATGTGGCCAAGACGGACGCCGAACGGCTCCGCCAACACGCCATCCTCATGCCCGACACGGGCAGGCCGCCCGGAGCCGGGCCCCGCGGAAACGGACGAAACCGGCCTCGGCGCGGCGGAACGCGGCACAGAAAATAG